The following are encoded in a window of Streptomyces griseiscabiei genomic DNA:
- a CDS encoding LacI family DNA-binding transcriptional regulator codes for MTEETARPRQPSMADVARVAGVSAQTVSRALRGSPNVDPETRRRVLAAVEQVGYRFNSAARALSSGRSHTIGLVLLASGGYYSRSAVTAGVESAAGAAGYAVSIATIAALDTGLMEQSLSKLADQGVDGFVIAVPLISVTRKMEDITRDIPTVTLDGSRTAGARVLGIDQQEAGRVATQHLLDLGHRQVWHISGPDEWIEARRRRQGWQECLAAAGIEAPPILEGDWSPDSGYRQGQIVAMIPEVTAVFVASDEMAFGVIRALRERGRSVPGDVSIVSVDDIALAAYGSPPLTTVRQDFYRYGAAAVDLLLHGDEAAVDASAVTASLTVRASTAPPRTG; via the coding sequence ATGACCGAGGAGACCGCGAGGCCGAGGCAGCCGAGCATGGCCGATGTGGCGCGGGTCGCCGGGGTGTCGGCGCAGACCGTCTCGCGTGCGCTCCGCGGCTCGCCGAACGTCGACCCGGAGACCCGGCGGCGGGTGCTGGCCGCCGTGGAGCAGGTCGGCTACCGCTTCAACAGCGCGGCCAGGGCGCTCTCCTCGGGCCGCAGCCACACGATCGGCCTGGTGCTGCTGGCCTCCGGCGGGTACTACTCGCGTTCGGCGGTGACGGCCGGTGTGGAGTCGGCGGCGGGCGCGGCCGGGTACGCGGTGTCCATCGCGACCATCGCCGCGCTGGACACCGGCTTGATGGAGCAGTCCCTGTCCAAGCTGGCCGACCAGGGTGTCGACGGCTTCGTGATCGCCGTACCGCTCATCTCCGTGACGCGGAAGATGGAGGACATCACGCGCGACATCCCGACCGTCACCCTCGACGGCTCGCGGACGGCGGGTGCCCGGGTGCTCGGCATCGACCAGCAGGAGGCGGGCCGGGTCGCCACCCAGCACCTGCTGGACCTGGGGCACCGGCAGGTCTGGCACATCTCGGGGCCGGACGAGTGGATCGAGGCGCGCCGGCGGCGGCAGGGCTGGCAGGAGTGCCTGGCGGCGGCCGGGATCGAGGCGCCGCCGATCCTGGAGGGCGACTGGTCGCCCGACTCGGGGTACCGGCAGGGGCAGATCGTCGCGATGATCCCGGAGGTCACGGCGGTGTTCGTGGCGAGCGACGAGATGGCCTTCGGGGTGATCCGGGCGCTGCGCGAACGGGGCCGGTCGGTGCCCGGCGACGTGTCGATCGTGAGCGTCGACGACATCGCCCTGGCGGCCTACGGCTCGCCCCCGCTGACCACCGTCCGGCAGGACTTCTACCGCTACGGCGCGGCGGCCGTCGACCTGCTGCTGCACGGCGACGAGGCCGCGGTGGACGCGTCCGCGGTCACCGCCTCGCTGACGGTCCGCGCCTCCACCGCGCCCCCGCGCACCGGCTGA
- a CDS encoding glycoside hydrolase family 35 protein — MTEPTTTHRCPAHTTTDTARRDSRRRRDTEGGAAGALTWDGGRFHRHGVPHRVLSGALHYFRVHPDLWRDRIRRLADLGLNTVDTYVPWNFHQPREDTPPRFDGWRDLERFVRTVGEEGLDVIVRPGPYICAEWSNGGLPSWLTARDLAIRSSDPAFTTLVGRWFDDLVPRIAALQACEGGPVVAVQIENEFGSYGDDHAYLRWNRRALAERGIRELLFTADGPTDLMLDGGTLPGTLTAVTLGSAPDTARALLGSRRPDEPFLVAEFWNGWFDHWGGRHHVRGVDSAVHTLRGIVADGGSVSLYMAHGGTNFGLWAGANDHEGRLAPVVTSYDSDAPIAEDGTLTAKFHAVREALGAHGPLRSPARPPTLPPARVPLVHHSDPLPGLRAVPAPTTTGPRPASFEQLGLDAGMVLYTAHPRVPAGAHRLVLTDVRDRALVFADGTFAGAADPDSPELPIDGTGAVVRLEILVENLGRVNYGPGIGGHKGLLGPVLVDRRIVQGWESRPVALQEWGEGELGAAVGAGTARVGAGAGAGAEGMGGGAGVGAVSTGAGFAVAEFSVGTPADTFLALPGSCRGLVWVNGFLLGRYREIGPQVTLYCPAPLLRPGGNTVTVLELERLGGELELRARPELGPPEEYVEEFD; from the coding sequence GTGACTGAGCCGACGACGACCCACCGCTGCCCGGCCCACACCACGACCGACACGGCGCGCAGGGACAGCAGGCGCCGCAGGGACACCGAGGGGGGCGCCGCCGGTGCTCTCACCTGGGACGGGGGCCGGTTCCACCGGCACGGCGTCCCGCACCGCGTCCTCTCCGGGGCACTGCACTACTTCCGGGTCCACCCCGACCTGTGGCGCGACCGGATCCGCCGGCTCGCGGACCTCGGCCTCAACACCGTCGACACCTATGTGCCGTGGAACTTCCACCAGCCCCGCGAGGACACCCCGCCCCGCTTCGACGGCTGGCGCGACCTCGAACGCTTCGTCCGTACGGTGGGGGAGGAGGGCCTCGACGTCATCGTGCGGCCCGGCCCGTACATCTGCGCCGAGTGGTCCAACGGCGGTCTGCCCAGCTGGCTCACCGCCCGCGACCTCGCGATCCGCAGCTCCGACCCGGCGTTCACCACCCTCGTCGGCCGCTGGTTCGACGACCTGGTCCCCCGGATCGCCGCCCTCCAGGCCTGCGAGGGCGGCCCGGTCGTCGCGGTCCAGATCGAGAACGAGTTCGGCAGCTACGGCGACGACCACGCCTATCTGCGCTGGAACCGCCGCGCCCTGGCCGAACGCGGCATCCGGGAACTGCTGTTCACCGCCGACGGCCCCACCGACCTGATGCTGGACGGCGGCACCCTCCCCGGCACCCTCACGGCCGTCACCCTCGGCTCCGCGCCCGACACCGCCCGCGCCCTCCTCGGCTCCCGGCGCCCCGACGAACCCTTCCTCGTCGCCGAGTTCTGGAACGGCTGGTTCGACCACTGGGGCGGACGCCACCACGTCCGGGGCGTGGACAGCGCCGTCCACACCCTGCGCGGCATCGTCGCCGACGGCGGCAGCGTCAGCCTCTACATGGCCCACGGCGGCACCAACTTCGGCCTCTGGGCGGGTGCCAACGACCACGAGGGCCGCCTCGCCCCCGTCGTGACCAGCTACGACTCCGACGCCCCCATCGCCGAGGACGGCACTCTCACCGCCAAGTTCCACGCCGTACGCGAGGCGCTCGGCGCCCACGGGCCGCTCCGGTCACCCGCCCGGCCGCCGACCCTGCCCCCGGCCCGCGTCCCGCTCGTCCACCACAGCGACCCGCTCCCCGGTCTGCGCGCCGTACCGGCACCGACCACGACCGGGCCCCGCCCCGCCTCGTTCGAACAGCTCGGCCTCGACGCGGGCATGGTCCTGTACACCGCGCACCCCCGCGTCCCGGCGGGCGCCCACCGGCTCGTCCTCACGGACGTACGGGACCGGGCGCTGGTCTTCGCCGACGGCACGTTCGCCGGTGCCGCCGACCCGGACTCCCCGGAACTCCCGATCGACGGGACCGGTGCCGTCGTACGCCTGGAGATCCTCGTCGAGAACCTCGGGCGGGTGAACTACGGTCCGGGCATCGGCGGACACAAGGGCCTGCTCGGGCCGGTCCTCGTCGACCGGCGCATCGTGCAGGGGTGGGAGAGTAGGCCGGTGGCGCTGCAGGAGTGGGGGGAGGGGGAGTTGGGTGCGGCGGTCGGGGCCGGTACGGCGCGTGTGGGTGCCGGTGCCGGTGCCGGTGCCGAGGGCATGGGCGGCGGTGCCGGTGTGGGTGCCGTGAGCACGGGCGCGGGGTTCGCCGTCGCCGAGTTCTCCGTCGGGACACCCGCGGACACCTTCCTCGCCCTGCCCGGCTCCTGCCGGGGCCTCGTGTGGGTGAACGGCTTTCTCCTCGGCCGGTACCGGGAGATCGGGCCGCAGGTCACCCTGTACTGCCCGGCACCCCTGCTGCGCCCCGGCGGCAACACGGTGACGGTCCTCGAACTGGAACGCCTGGGAGGGGAGCTGGAACTGCGGGCCCGCCCCGAACTGGGGCCGCCGGAGGAGTACGTCGAGGAGTTCGACTGA